TGGCGGGGAAATATCTGGACGTGTAGGGCTGAACTTGCGGTGTTGCCACTGACGCATTCGCGGGCAAGTCGCAGCGGCGGTTCACCGCTGCGACTTGCCCGCGAAACGCACGTCGCGATATCAGCTTTGGCTAGCTGGGCTCACCGGTACCGACGGCGTATTGCCAGTTGCTGCTGCGCTTGCTGCCGGTGCCGTGGTTGCGGCCGGAGCGGCGGGCTTCGCGACAGCGGGCTTCGCGACAGCCGGCTTGGCTGCAGTCGGCTTGGCCGGGGCTTTCTTCACAGCAGGTTTCTTCGCTGCCGCTGGCTTGGCGGCTACCGGCTTGGCTGCGGGTTTCGCCGCAGGCTTGGCGGCCGGCTTGGCAGCTGCAGCTTTGGCAGCGGGCTTGGCCGCAGGTTTAGCCGCGGCGGTCTTGGCAGCGGGTTTTGCCGCAGCAGTCTTGGCAGTTGGCTTGGCAGCGGGTTTCGCCGCAGCCTTGGCCAATGGCTTGGCAGCGGTCTTGCTCGCTGCGGACTTCGACGCCGAGGCCTTGGACACCGGTGCCACCGAGGCGCCTGTCAACTTCTCGATCTGCTTGGTCAGGCTGTCGACCTGCTGGTGCAGCGCCTTGATCTCGTTACGGCTGGGGACGCCCAGACGCGAGATTGCACTGTTCAGACGCTTGTCGAAGGCCTCTTCCAGCTCGCTCCACTTGCCCAGCGCGCGATCCTTCACATCGGAGACTCGCGAGGTAGTCGCCGACTTGGCCGCATCGGCATCTTTCTTCGCCTGCTTTTCAGCTTTCTCGCCATCCTTCACCAGCGAATCGAAAAGCTTGGGGCCATCCTGGTCGACCTTGGAGTAGATCCCCAGACCTGCCAGCCAGATCTTGCGGGAGTACTTCTCGATCCCGCCGATCCAGGAGCTGCCTTCTTTTTCGGTGTTCTTCTTGCCAGCCATCCTGCTCTCCTTATGGTTTGCGCGCGACACGCTCGAGCAACTCGGTCAGCTGTTCGAGTTTGATGGACAACGCCTCAACGTCATGTTTAGACGGAATGCCGATGCGATTCAAGGCGCGGGCCACCCGTGCGTCGAAAGCCTTTTCGATTTTGTCGAGCTGGACCTCGACCTTGCCACGTACCCGGCTCACTTCCTCGGCCGCTTCATCGAGCTGGCCGTTGGCCGCGTCGAGCTTCTTGTCGAGGGTTTTCTTGCCGCGTTTCTCGACGCCTTCACCGGCCTTGACCAGCTCCTTGAAGTACTCCGAGCCTTCCTGGCCGACCCGGGCGTATGCGCCGATGCCTGCCAGCCAGATCTTGCGCGCGTAGCCGCGCACTTCGCTCAGGGTGCTGTCCTGGGCGTCTTCTTTCTTTTTCAGGGTCAACTTGGCCATGCTCTGCACCTCACGTTCGATGTGGATGGAGGAACTGCCCTTGAAATGCGGGCTTGAGCATGAAGATAGGGTGGGAAATTAGAATTCTCACCCTAAGGTGAGGGGTCAGGGCCGCCATGCAGCCCCGGTTCTCAGGCCAGCGCCTTGTCCAGCGCGCGCTCGATCTCGCCCTTGATGGTCCCGCTCATCATCGACAGCATCATGCCCAGTTTCAGCTCGACACGGATGCTGTCCTCGCCGATGTGCACGCTGCCGTTGGCGCCGCTGCGCGCGACATCGACGCGGTCGCCGTTCCAGGTGGCCTTGAGGTCGTACTCGCGCGACAGCTTGTCGACCAGGCTTTCAGCCTTGGCCCGGGCAGCTTCGCGACCGAGGGAATGTTTGCGTTCGACGCTGATCTGAGTCATGCGGGGTATCCAGGCAATGAAGACATAATCGGCATTATGCCCGCGCCCGCGAGACGGCACACCCCGCCAAGACAAATCCGCCCGTTCGCCCTAGAATGGCGGTAATTTTTTTCGGTGAAGCGATATGAACGACCAGCGCAAAGGCGACCACGCCGAACCCACCACCCACTTTGGCTACCAGGACGTCCCCGAGAGCCAGAAGGCGAAGAAGGTCGCCGAGGTCTTCCACTCCGTGGCCGCCAAGTACGACCTGATGAACGATGTGCTCTCCGGCGGCATGCACCGCCTGTGGAAGCGCTTCACCATCGAGCTGTCCGGTGTGCGCCCCGGCAACCGCGTGCTCGACATCGCCGGCGGCACCGGTGACCTGGCTGCCAAGTTCTCGCGACTGGTCGGCCCGACCGGCCAGGTGGTACTGGCCGACATCAACGAATCGATGCTCAAGGTCGGCCGCGATCGCCTGCTCGACCGCGGCGTGGCCGGCAATATCGAGTTCGTCCAGGCCGATGCTGAAAAGCTGCCCTTCCCCGACAACCACTTCGACTGCGTGACCATCGCTTTCGGCCTGCGCAACGTGACGCACAAGGATGAAGCCATCCGCTCGATGCTGCGTGTGCTCAAGCCCGGTGGCCGCCTGCTGGTGCTGGAGTTCTCCAAGCCCACCAACAAACTGATGTCGCGCGCCTACGACGCCTACTCCTTCGCCTTCATGCCCCTGGCCGGCAAGCTGATCACCAACGACTCGGAAAGCTATCGCTACCTGGCCGAATCGATCCGCATGCACCCTGACCAGGAAACGCTGAAAAGCATGATGGTCGATGCCGGTTTCGACCGCGTCACCTACCACAACATGACCAGCGGCATCGTCGCCGTGCACCGGGGAATCAAACCCTGATGCTCCTGGCCGGGCTGCTCGCCAGCGTCGAGCACGGGCTCAACCGTGTGCTGCGCATGGACAGCACGGCGCTGCCGCGCCTGGGTGCACTGGAAGGCAAGGTGATCGCCATCGACTGCCGCCAGCCCGCCCTGCAGTTGTTCATCCTGCCCGATGACGAAGGCCTGATGCTCGCTGCGCATTGGGAGGGCGAGGTCGACTGCACCCTGCGTGCGCCGGCCGGCAGCCTGGCCCAGTTGGCCTTCGCCACGGACAAGAACGCCGTGCTGCACAGCCCGCAGGTCGAACTGCATGGCGACAGCGCGGTGTTGCTCGACCTGGTCGGCGTGCTCCAGGACCTGGAGCTCGACTGGGAGTACGAGCTGTCGCGCTGGCTGGGGCCGGTCCCCACCGCGCTGATCGCCGGCCACTTGCGCCTGCGCGCACGCTGGACCCGGCAGGGCCTGTCGCGGTTCAGCCAGAATCTGTCCGAGTACCTGGCCGAGGAATCGCG
The Pseudomonas putida genome window above contains:
- a CDS encoding polyhydroxyalkanoic acid system family protein: MTQISVERKHSLGREAARAKAESLVDKLSREYDLKATWNGDRVDVARSGANGSVHIGEDSIRVELKLGMMLSMMSGTIKGEIERALDKALA
- a CDS encoding phasin family protein — translated: MAGKKNTEKEGSSWIGGIEKYSRKIWLAGLGIYSKVDQDGPKLFDSLVKDGEKAEKQAKKDADAAKSATTSRVSDVKDRALGKWSELEEAFDKRLNSAISRLGVPSRNEIKALHQQVDSLTKQIEKLTGASVAPVSKASASKSAASKTAAKPLAKAAAKPAAKPTAKTAAAKPAAKTAAAKPAAKPAAKAAAAKPAAKPAAKPAAKPVAAKPAAAKKPAVKKAPAKPTAAKPAVAKPAVAKPAAPAATTAPAASAAATGNTPSVPVSPASQS
- a CDS encoding ubiquinone biosynthesis accessory factor UbiJ, encoding MLLAGLLASVEHGLNRVLRMDSTALPRLGALEGKVIAIDCRQPALQLFILPDDEGLMLAAHWEGEVDCTLRAPAGSLAQLAFATDKNAVLHSPQVELHGDSAVLLDLVGVLQDLELDWEYELSRWLGPVPTALIAGHLRLRARWTRQGLSRFSQNLSEYLAEESRTLVGQREAEAAFSELDALKVDIERLEARIRRLSHTLDSSDNA
- the ubiE gene encoding bifunctional demethylmenaquinone methyltransferase/2-methoxy-6-polyprenyl-1,4-benzoquinol methylase UbiE, coding for MNDQRKGDHAEPTTHFGYQDVPESQKAKKVAEVFHSVAAKYDLMNDVLSGGMHRLWKRFTIELSGVRPGNRVLDIAGGTGDLAAKFSRLVGPTGQVVLADINESMLKVGRDRLLDRGVAGNIEFVQADAEKLPFPDNHFDCVTIAFGLRNVTHKDEAIRSMLRVLKPGGRLLVLEFSKPTNKLMSRAYDAYSFAFMPLAGKLITNDSESYRYLAESIRMHPDQETLKSMMVDAGFDRVTYHNMTSGIVAVHRGIKP
- a CDS encoding phasin family protein, which translates into the protein MAKLTLKKKEDAQDSTLSEVRGYARKIWLAGIGAYARVGQEGSEYFKELVKAGEGVEKRGKKTLDKKLDAANGQLDEAAEEVSRVRGKVEVQLDKIEKAFDARVARALNRIGIPSKHDVEALSIKLEQLTELLERVARKP